A single region of the Musa acuminata AAA Group cultivar baxijiao chromosome BXJ1-11, Cavendish_Baxijiao_AAA, whole genome shotgun sequence genome encodes:
- the LOC135597127 gene encoding defective in cullin neddylation protein AAR3-like: MESSAPQRFDIFEVFARYCDIVSNNELSSSKELLAVLLRSMEYRGQTRETIFSDIYKLMTCLDLSVDSLKFSCFYDFVFFICRENSQKNITVNRAITAWRLVLNGRFRMLDRWCNFVEKHQRHNISEDTWQQLLAFSRCVNEDLQGYDPRGAWPVLIDDFVEHMYSINQSNDCSSQDICYCGNLEAQPSISNTFSGLNLHPGSKRKNSADFEENVDKVIKSQEVSKSSDFLAQSKRLKQTSFIANTVHPNSDLCMSMADGTSDYQDGMNKISFQVPVGPVHTNRYSQVQPSPRTRPYRSVRVGI, from the exons ATGGAATCCTCCGCTCCGCAGCGGTTTGACATCTTCGAGGTCTTCGCGAGATACTGCG ATATTGTGTCGAATAATGAACTTTCAAGCTCAAAGGAGCTGTTAGCTGTGCTTTTAAGATCAATGGAGTATCGGGGGCAAACAAG GGAGACAATATTCAGTGACATCTACAAGCTCATGACATGCCTTGACTTGTCT GTCGATTCTCTTAAGTTCAGTTGCTTTTATGATTTTGTCTTCTTCATTTGTCGTGAAAACAGCCAGAAGAATATCA CTGTGAATAGGGCCATAACAGCATGGAGGTtggttttgaatggaaggttccgTATGCTGGACCGATGGTGTAATTTTGTTGAG AAACACCAGAGGCATAATATATCTGAGGATACTTGGCAACAACTCCTGGCTTTTAGCCGATGCGTGAATGAAGATCTTCAAGGCTATGATCCAAGAG gtGCTTGGCCTGTTCttattgatgattttgttgagcACATGTACAG CATCAATCAATCCAATGATTGCAGCTCACAGGATATATGTTATTGTGGCAATCTAGAAGCACAACCCAGCATATCCAACACGTTTAGTG GATTGAATTTGCACCCGGGGTCAAAGAGAAAAAATTCTGCCGATTTTGAGGAAAACGTTGATAAAGTTATAAAATCTCAGGAAGTCTCGAAATCTTCGGACTTTTTGGCACAATCCAAGCGACTAAAGCAGACTTCTTTTATCGCCAACACTGTTCATCCGAATTCTGATTTATGTATGAGCATGGCCGATGGTACGTCAGACTACCAGGATGGAATGAATAAGATAAGTTTTCAAGTACCGGTAGGACCAGTACATACCAACCGGTATTCACAGGTTCAACCAAGTCCGCGTACCAGACCATATAGATCAGTACGGGTCggtatttga
- the LOC103970966 gene encoding cyclic dof factor 1-like — translation MHLVPRAEDRILASHGHKGKPWLGIPIAIPTWSSSPCSSVKPRGRLGRKSQREEEEVDEDDESKQSIRTGQREMSELGDAAIKLFGKIITLQCGGDEEKALQSKDFREEENAPESSDSQETNEHESTRNSTPEERPSDAGGWKEKAARKPEKILPCPRCRSSDTKFCYYNNYNVNQPRHFCRNCQRYWTAGGAMRNVPVSAGRRKNRNTSHDRHVVLRFGSDAAGNNGDEQSSKESEGTASFPVPFYPAVAQWSCTVPPGAWSTPWLSPVESSSPESSSPTMRKRSRMDDPEEAARSSVLKAFQRKVDVKDHGMEAPLLLHVNPAALSRSLSFQESSKRSAAVGERRSGLY, via the exons ATGCATTTGGTGCCACGAGCAGAGGATCGAATACTGGCCTCCCATGGCCATAAAGGTAAGCCATGGCTCGGAATCCCCATTGCCATACCTACGTGGAGCTCCTCCCCTTGTTCCTCCGTTAAACCCAGAGGTAGGTTAGGAAGGAAGTcgcagagagaggaggaggaggtggacgaAGACGACGAGAGTAAGCAGAGCATTCGAACAGGGCAGAGGGAGATGTCCGAGCTCGGGGACGCCGCAATCAAACTCTTCGGCAAGATCATCACTCTGCAGTGCGGCGGAGACGAGGAGAAGGCACTGCAATCGAAG GATTTTCGAGAGGAAGAGAATGCTCCTGAATCATCGGACTCGCAGGAAACTAACGAGCACGAATCGACGAGGAACTCGACGCCCGAAGAACGACCAAGTGATGCAGGGGGTTGGAAGGAGAAGGCGGCGAGGAAGCCGGAGAAGATCCTTCCTTGTCCTCGGTGCAGAAGCTCcgacaccaagttctgctactacaacaactacaacGTCAACCAGCCGCGGCACTTCTGCAGAAACTGCCAAAGGTACTGGACCGCCGGTGGCGCCATGCGGAACGTCCCCGTCAGTGCCGGCCGACGCAAGAACAGGAACACCTCTCACGATCGGCACGTCGTGCTCCGCTTTGGCTCCGACGCCGCCGGAAACAATGGCGATGAGCAATCCAGTAAGGAGTCGGAGGGGACGGCAAGCTTTCCAGTTCCGTTCTACCCCGCTGTAGCTCAATGGAGTTGCACCGTTCCGCCTGGAGCTTGGAGCACCCCATGGCTGTCCCCTGTAGAGTCGTCTTCTCCGGAAAGCAGTTCTCCCACCATGCGCAAGCGCTCGAGGATGGATGATCCTGAGGAAGCCGCGAGGAGCTCGGTTCTCAAGGCCTTCCAGCGCAAGGTGGACGTCAAGGATCATGGAATGGAGGCACCATTGCTGCTGCATGTCAACCCTGCAGCTCTCTCACGATCTCTCAGCTTCCAGGAGAGCTCCAAGAGGAGTGCTGCAGTAGGAGAAAGAAGAAGTGGTCTCTACTGA